The Methylomonas montana genome has a window encoding:
- a CDS encoding response regulator transcription factor encodes MTNSASALVLDDHPLSASGIADFLLSHCGFGTARSVSNVAEFWVALDPAKPLSLAVVDFWLPDGASLSLLVELKQRCPTTRLLAISADDDAAVLDKVRLAGADGFLHKQESPEVFGRAVAALLQGDSWFHGGVKFAGREFPNKELPVTAAELGLTARQGQVLAMMLKGLPNKRIALNLSLSEQTVKEHVTGILERLDVRNRIEVITKLRGRRLE; translated from the coding sequence GTGACAAATTCGGCTAGCGCGTTGGTTTTAGACGATCATCCGTTGTCGGCCAGCGGCATTGCGGACTTTTTGCTTTCCCATTGCGGGTTTGGCACAGCGCGCTCGGTGTCTAACGTCGCCGAGTTTTGGGTGGCCTTGGACCCTGCCAAGCCGCTGTCATTGGCGGTGGTAGATTTCTGGTTACCCGACGGCGCATCACTAAGCTTGCTGGTGGAGTTGAAGCAGCGATGCCCGACCACACGCTTATTAGCCATCAGCGCCGACGACGACGCTGCGGTGCTAGACAAGGTAAGGCTAGCGGGGGCAGACGGCTTTCTGCATAAACAGGAGTCGCCGGAGGTTTTCGGTCGGGCGGTGGCCGCGCTGTTGCAGGGCGACAGTTGGTTTCATGGCGGCGTAAAGTTCGCCGGGCGCGAGTTTCCGAACAAGGAATTGCCGGTCACCGCCGCCGAACTGGGCCTGACCGCCCGCCAGGGACAGGTGCTGGCAATGATGTTGAAGGGCTTGCCCAATAAACGTATCGCCTTGAACCTATCGCTATCCGAGCAAACCGTCAAGGAACACGTCACCGGCATTCTGGAGCGGCTGGACGTGCGCAACCGGATAGAAGTGATTACCAAGCTGCGCGGCAGAAGGTTGGAATAG
- a CDS encoding Lcl domain-containing protein, producing the protein MQNNYILTNRPVVMTPYSGRVPSLHQPSDNAPSLGAVSQVAENLHPFKSSILEKMMKRNILCAALSALGTLVAGSAQAQLFDRGGGLIYDSVQNVTWLADANYAKTSGFDGDGAMSWQDATAWTEGLVYQDTVRNVSYDDWRLPSIHDLGSPGCNFGSSGTDCGYNVATQSSEIAHLFYVSLGNKAFVDSNGQAQADYGLIDDPNNPNDESLFANFQTSFYWLADSHANSTSDAWRFKLTNGLQDYGSKSFFLYSLAVRDGDVAAVPLPGAVWLFGSALFGFLFARRRSA; encoded by the coding sequence ATGCAAAATAATTACATCTTAACAAACCGCCCGGTCGTCATGACACCCTACTCCGGTAGGGTTCCCAGTCTGCATCAGCCTTCCGATAATGCGCCCAGCCTTGGAGCCGTTAGTCAGGTTGCCGAGAATTTGCATCCGTTCAAGAGCAGCATTTTGGAGAAAATGATGAAACGTAACATTTTATGCGCCGCGTTGTCGGCGCTCGGCACGCTGGTGGCCGGAAGCGCGCAAGCCCAGTTGTTCGACCGCGGCGGCGGCCTGATCTACGATAGCGTGCAAAACGTCACCTGGCTGGCGGACGCCAATTACGCCAAGACCAGTGGTTTTGATGGCGACGGCGCCATGAGCTGGCAAGACGCGACGGCATGGACCGAAGGTTTGGTCTACCAAGACACCGTTCGTAACGTGAGTTACGACGATTGGCGCTTGCCCAGTATCCATGACCTGGGTTCTCCCGGTTGTAACTTTGGTTCTAGCGGCACCGATTGCGGTTACAACGTGGCCACGCAAAGCTCGGAAATCGCCCACCTTTTTTATGTCAGTCTTGGCAATAAAGCGTTCGTCGATTCGAATGGACAGGCGCAAGCCGATTACGGCCTTATCGATGATCCGAATAACCCAAACGACGAAAGTCTGTTTGCCAATTTCCAGACCAGTTTCTATTGGCTTGCTGACAGCCATGCCAATTCCACCAGCGACGCTTGGCGCTTCAAACTGACGAATGGCTTGCAAGATTATGGAAGTAAAAGCTTTTTCCTATATTCCTTGGCGGTGCGCGACGGCGATGTGGCGGCAGTGCCGCTGCCCGGTGCGGTCTGGCTGTTCGGCAGCGCCTTGTTCGGCTTTCTTTTTGCAAGACGCCGTAGCGCGTAA
- a CDS encoding copper oxidase gives MVKFVSLATLVCALSVSTVSAKEMQEHNQMMNHGDGHLMDMDGAMVMGQNTDTLPGGCDKIAATKEITVHAGHKYSEKFPGTMYAFDQQEYQFEPCTKLTVHFINDDEIRHQWMMHGLPKYLYPKGMFHLEVSGPGKVSGTLILPPGDKTYLVHCDIAQHMEKGMKAQLKVGKGSEELPSIPGVTASIFPDDYSGKPYDPKRDAPVPSTPVATPAPVAAPAPAAAPDDSFVSGVTVIGLAIGFIAGPWLAKRFKGMSAGEVVATVLEQLAQAVGFVIQLISKLIKLVSGKNTIALPDK, from the coding sequence ATGGTCAAATTCGTATCACTTGCCACACTGGTCTGTGCATTATCTGTTAGTACGGTTTCCGCGAAAGAAATGCAGGAACACAACCAGATGATGAATCACGGCGACGGCCATTTGATGGATATGGATGGCGCTATGGTCATGGGGCAAAATACCGATACTTTGCCCGGTGGCTGCGACAAGATCGCCGCGACCAAGGAAATTACCGTCCACGCCGGACATAAGTATTCCGAAAAGTTTCCCGGCACGATGTATGCGTTCGATCAACAGGAATATCAGTTCGAACCCTGCACCAAGCTTACCGTGCATTTCATTAACGACGACGAAATTCGCCATCAATGGATGATGCATGGCTTACCGAAATATCTGTACCCAAAAGGCATGTTCCATCTGGAAGTCAGCGGTCCTGGCAAAGTCTCCGGTACGCTGATCCTGCCGCCCGGCGACAAAACCTATTTAGTGCATTGCGACATTGCTCAGCACATGGAAAAAGGCATGAAAGCCCAACTGAAAGTTGGCAAGGGTAGTGAAGAATTACCTAGCATCCCTGGCGTGACCGCCAGTATTTTTCCGGATGACTATAGTGGCAAACCCTACGATCCTAAACGGGATGCGCCTGTTCCGAGTACGCCGGTCGCAACCCCAGCCCCAGTTGCCGCACCCGCCCCGGCGGCTGCGCCGGACGATTCGTTCGTTTCCGGGGTTACCGTCATCGGTTTGGCTATCGGTTTTATCGCCGGGCCCTGGTTGGCGAAACGCTTTAAAGGCATGAGCGCCGGAGAAGTGGTCGCCACGGTGCTTGAGCAGCTGGCGCAGGCGGTGGGTTTTGTTATTCAATTGATCAGCAAATTGATCAAACTGGTTTCCGGTAAAAACACCATTGCTTTGCCAGACAAATAA
- a CDS encoding valine--tRNA ligase: MDKTYSPHAIEQRWYQLWEESGYFAAKQDGDSYCIMIPPPNVTGSLHMGHAFQDTIMDALTRYHRMKGYNTLWQPGTDHAGIATQMVVERIINADGKTRHDLGREAFIEKVWEWKEESGGTITRQLRRMGSSLDWEKERFTMDDGMSDAVQEVFIKLYEEGLIYRGKRLVNWDPVLHTAVSDLEVLSEEENGSMWYMRYPLTNGTGHLLVATTRPETMLGDAAVAIHPDDERYKHLLGEFVELPLTGRRIPIIADEYVDPEFGTGVVKITPAHDFNDYEVWSRHKHISAIADLPHGGLINIFTVDAAIRGNDDGFSIIPEEYIGLDRFEARKKIIADLDAQGLLEKIADHKLMVPRGDRTGAVIEPLLTNQWYVKIAPLAKPAIEAVETGAIKFVPDNWKNTYFEWMRNIQDWCISRQIWWGHRIPAWYDDQGNTYVGHSEAEIRATHGLAADYPLKQDEDVLDTWFSSALWPFSTLGWPEQTPELAKHYPTSVLVTGFDIIFFWVARMIMMGLKFQGEVPFKEVYIHGLVRDAEGQKMSKSKGNVLDPIDIIDGIELEALVAKRVSGMMQPHLAKKIEQATRKQFPDGIQSFGTDALRFTFASLASTGRDIRFDLQRTEGYRNFCNKLWNAARYVMMNTEEQDNGIDCAECTYSQADLWVLSRLNQTIAATTDAIDSYRFDLAAQAIYEFTWNEYCDWYLELAKISLQSDDETLQRGTRQTLLRVLETVLRLAHPIMPFITEEIWQRVAPLAGVTAATIMLQPYPESDSTAINAEAETRIQWTMDFILGIRRIRGEMNIAPGKPLNVLLQNGSAADHAYLKDSESYLLKLGRLESITWLAADDNAPESAIALVGEMKILIPMAGLIDKDAELARLEKEIQRIEKELPRIEGKLSNAAFVDKAPAEVIAKEREKLAGLQSSLKNLNEQFAKIKAL, from the coding sequence ATGGACAAAACCTATTCCCCGCACGCTATCGAACAACGCTGGTATCAACTTTGGGAAGAGAGCGGCTATTTTGCCGCCAAGCAAGATGGTGACTCTTATTGCATCATGATTCCGCCGCCCAACGTCACTGGCAGTTTGCATATGGGGCATGCGTTTCAGGACACCATCATGGATGCGCTGACCCGTTATCACCGGATGAAAGGTTACAACACGCTGTGGCAACCGGGCACCGACCACGCCGGCATCGCCACGCAAATGGTGGTGGAACGCATCATCAACGCCGACGGCAAGACCCGCCATGACTTGGGCCGCGAGGCGTTTATCGAGAAAGTCTGGGAATGGAAGGAAGAATCCGGTGGCACGATTACCCGCCAATTGCGGCGCATGGGTTCGTCGCTGGATTGGGAAAAAGAGCGCTTCACGATGGACGACGGCATGTCGGACGCGGTGCAGGAAGTGTTCATCAAATTGTACGAAGAAGGCCTGATCTATCGCGGCAAACGCCTGGTGAACTGGGACCCTGTTTTGCACACCGCCGTCTCCGACCTGGAAGTGTTGTCGGAAGAAGAAAACGGTTCGATGTGGTATATGCGTTATCCGTTGACCAACGGCACCGGCCACTTGTTGGTAGCGACCACGCGCCCGGAAACCATGCTCGGCGACGCGGCGGTGGCGATACATCCCGACGACGAGCGTTATAAACATCTGCTGGGTGAATTTGTCGAACTGCCGCTGACCGGCCGCCGCATTCCGATCATCGCCGATGAATATGTCGATCCTGAATTCGGTACCGGCGTCGTGAAAATCACCCCGGCTCACGACTTCAACGATTACGAAGTCTGGTCGCGGCATAAACACATCTCGGCGATTGCCGATTTGCCGCATGGTGGCTTGATCAATATCTTTACCGTCGATGCGGCGATACGAGGTAACGACGACGGTTTTTCAATTATTCCTGAGGAATATATTGGGCTTGATCGCTTTGAAGCGCGCAAGAAAATTATTGCAGATCTGGACGCCCAAGGCTTGCTGGAAAAAATCGCCGATCATAAATTGATGGTGCCGCGCGGCGACCGCACCGGCGCGGTCATTGAGCCATTATTGACCAACCAGTGGTACGTGAAAATCGCGCCACTGGCGAAACCGGCCATCGAAGCGGTAGAAACCGGCGCGATCAAGTTCGTGCCGGACAATTGGAAAAACACCTATTTCGAGTGGATGCGCAACATCCAGGATTGGTGCATCTCCCGGCAAATCTGGTGGGGCCATCGCATCCCGGCTTGGTACGACGACCAGGGCAACACCTATGTCGGCCACTCGGAAGCCGAAATTCGCGCCACGCATGGCTTGGCCGCCGATTATCCGCTGAAGCAGGACGAAGACGTGCTGGACACCTGGTTCTCCTCGGCGTTGTGGCCGTTCTCGACTTTGGGCTGGCCCGAACAAACGCCGGAACTGGCCAAGCATTACCCCACCAGCGTGCTGGTCACCGGTTTCGACATCATTTTCTTCTGGGTGGCGCGGATGATCATGATGGGCCTGAAATTCCAAGGCGAAGTGCCGTTCAAGGAAGTGTATATCCACGGTCTGGTGCGCGACGCCGAAGGCCAGAAAATGTCCAAATCCAAAGGCAACGTGCTCGATCCGATCGACATCATCGACGGCATCGAGCTGGAAGCTTTGGTAGCCAAACGCGTGTCCGGCATGATGCAGCCGCATCTGGCCAAGAAAATCGAGCAAGCCACCCGCAAACAATTCCCGGACGGCATTCAATCGTTTGGCACCGACGCGCTGCGTTTTACCTTCGCTTCGCTGGCATCGACCGGCCGAGACATTCGTTTCGATTTGCAACGTACCGAAGGCTACCGCAACTTCTGCAATAAATTGTGGAATGCGGCGCGTTACGTGATGATGAACACCGAAGAGCAGGACAACGGTATCGATTGCGCCGAATGTACTTACAGTCAGGCCGACTTATGGGTTCTGTCGCGTCTGAACCAGACCATCGCCGCTACCACCGATGCGATCGACAGCTACCGCTTCGATTTGGCCGCGCAAGCCATCTACGAATTTACCTGGAACGAATACTGCGATTGGTATCTGGAGCTGGCGAAAATCTCGCTGCAAAGCGACGACGAAACCTTGCAACGCGGCACCCGCCAAACCTTGTTGCGCGTGCTGGAAACCGTACTGCGTTTGGCGCATCCGATCATGCCGTTCATCACAGAGGAAATCTGGCAACGGGTCGCGCCGCTGGCTGGGGTGACTGCTGCTACCATCATGCTGCAACCCTATCCGGAAAGCGACAGTACAGCGATCAACGCTGAAGCGGAAACCCGTATCCAGTGGACGATGGACTTTATCCTCGGCATCCGCCGGATACGCGGCGAGATGAACATCGCCCCCGGCAAGCCGTTGAATGTGTTGCTGCAAAACGGCAGCGCCGCCGATCACGCTTATTTAAAAGACAGCGAAAGCTATTTGCTGAAACTGGGCCGACTGGAAAGCATCACCTGGCTGGCTGCGGATGACAACGCGCCGGAGTCGGCGATAGCGTTGGTTGGCGAGATGAAAATCCTGATCCCGATGGCCGGTCTGATCGACAAAGACGCCGAATT
- a CDS encoding alpha/beta fold hydrolase — MKFRPSMLAALLILPIALSGCASTIPNVTMGDVAGRQVEFALSKHDTLPVVFEAGLDGTFEWWEQIYPEIAQTASALVYNRAGYGNSDAVDAMRDGRHIVEELRGLLASQGLAPPYVLVGHSLGGLYMQWYARYYPREVAALILVDSTHPAQLKGPSAIENWPVWVRLAFRLLTSAAAERELAAIDPTGDEVLAAPPFTGGPVIVLSAAQPLADTSALAIDGNQKRKDIARLHPGAIQRWVDSGHAMPLEKPEAIVSAIREVLSAAPANLEPRGKE; from the coding sequence ATGAAATTTAGACCGTCAATGTTAGCCGCTCTATTGATATTGCCAATCGCGCTAAGCGGCTGTGCCTCCACCATCCCGAACGTGACGATGGGGGATGTCGCCGGCCGGCAAGTGGAATTTGCGCTTAGCAAGCACGATACATTGCCGGTCGTCTTCGAAGCCGGGCTGGACGGCACTTTTGAGTGGTGGGAACAGATCTATCCGGAAATAGCCCAAACTGCCTCGGCGTTGGTCTATAACCGCGCCGGCTACGGTAACAGCGACGCGGTGGACGCGATGCGCGACGGCCGGCATATTGTCGAAGAGCTGCGCGGTTTGCTTGCCAGCCAGGGCCTGGCGCCGCCTTATGTGCTAGTGGGACATTCGCTGGGCGGTTTATATATGCAGTGGTATGCCCGGTACTATCCGCGAGAAGTGGCGGCCCTGATTCTGGTCGATTCGACTCATCCCGCCCAACTGAAAGGCCCCAGTGCTATCGAAAACTGGCCGGTATGGGTGCGCTTGGCGTTCCGCTTGCTGACGTCGGCCGCTGCCGAGCGAGAGCTGGCGGCGATCGATCCGACCGGCGACGAGGTGTTGGCGGCCCCGCCGTTTACCGGCGGGCCGGTGATTGTGCTCAGTGCAGCTCAACCCTTGGCGGATACGTCGGCGTTGGCCATCGACGGCAACCAAAAGCGTAAAGATATTGCGCGGCTTCATCCGGGGGCGATTCAACGCTGGGTAGATAGCGGCCATGCCATGCCGCTGGAGAAACCGGAGGCTATCGTTTCGGCAATCCGCGAAGTACTGTCGGCCGCGCCGGCTAACTTGGAACCGCGGGGGAAGGAGTGA
- a CDS encoding DUF998 domain-containing protein: MKLARSSHTAWLGLASSGLLAWGNWHYAQTLPNYDAVRQTISELGAFGTPLADQINYGLFLPVGLLQWLALACQYRMLKKHSGLRRGLLAFSWVGTAYVFCALFPCDPGSPLIGSWRQQIHNLFGALEYLGGGLGLLLFGRIPGSGIAIPLKISGALVLTILVLLAIPCLADYRGLIQRVAEGVLFGWLTLASAVQLAGPYIDRIEVVK, translated from the coding sequence ATGAAATTAGCTCGTAGCAGCCATACCGCGTGGCTGGGGCTGGCTTCCTCGGGCCTATTGGCTTGGGGTAACTGGCACTATGCCCAAACGCTACCCAACTACGACGCCGTGCGCCAGACCATCAGCGAATTGGGTGCGTTCGGAACGCCATTGGCGGACCAAATCAATTACGGACTTTTCCTGCCGGTGGGTTTGCTGCAATGGCTTGCGTTGGCTTGCCAGTACCGAATGCTCAAGAAGCACTCCGGTCTGCGCCGGGGTTTACTGGCATTTTCCTGGGTGGGAACGGCTTATGTATTTTGTGCGCTATTCCCGTGCGATCCCGGCTCTCCGCTGATCGGCTCCTGGCGCCAGCAAATTCATAACCTGTTCGGTGCGCTTGAATACCTGGGAGGCGGTTTGGGCTTGCTGCTGTTTGGGCGCATTCCAGGCTCTGGCATCGCAATCCCTTTGAAAATTTCCGGCGCACTGGTACTGACGATTCTGGTGTTGCTTGCCATCCCTTGTCTGGCGGACTACAGAGGCCTGATTCAACGCGTTGCCGAAGGAGTATTGTTCGGCTGGCTGACGTTAGCCAGCGCTGTGCAATTGGCCGGCCCCTACATTGACCGCATTGAAGTCGTGAAGTGA
- a CDS encoding YqaA family protein gives MQLELLGPLGLFVSAFISSTIAPGGSEAVLAYLVNSQQHSVSQLVAIASIGNTLGALTTWWLGLWAAKKYPAEALAKQHQKSLNTVRRWGSWALLFSWLPLVGDGLCFAGGWLRLSMLSSLLAIFLGKVLRYIAVAYAFV, from the coding sequence TTGCAGTTAGAATTACTCGGTCCGCTGGGCTTGTTTGTCAGCGCTTTTATCTCATCGACCATCGCACCCGGTGGGTCGGAAGCTGTGTTGGCCTATTTGGTGAACAGCCAACAACATTCTGTCAGCCAACTGGTTGCGATTGCCAGCATCGGCAACACACTCGGCGCATTGACAACTTGGTGGCTGGGTTTATGGGCTGCGAAAAAATATCCGGCCGAGGCTTTGGCGAAGCAGCATCAAAAATCCTTAAACACCGTGCGCCGCTGGGGTAGCTGGGCCTTGCTGTTTTCCTGGTTGCCGTTAGTTGGCGACGGCTTGTGTTTTGCAGGCGGTTGGTTACGCCTTTCCATGCTGTCCTCGCTGTTGGCGATTTTTTTAGGTAAAGTGTTGCGCTATATCGCCGTTGCCTACGCCTTTGTATAA
- a CDS encoding GNAT family N-acetyltransferase → MDILKLTHPITVRVAALVDQKELEALQWRASLNNPGDRNALLANPDAIELPLQQIEAGGVFIAEVSGAIKGFAAILTREDGDSELDALFVEPDSWRQGIGRVLVEHCCVAAKAAGASAIHVVGNPHAESFYCACEFKPFGTEQTRFGVGLLMRRDLR, encoded by the coding sequence TTGGACATCTTGAAACTCACGCACCCTATCACTGTTCGAGTCGCTGCGCTTGTCGACCAAAAGGAGCTCGAAGCACTTCAGTGGCGAGCCTCACTCAATAATCCTGGAGATCGCAACGCTCTGCTGGCGAATCCAGATGCGATCGAATTGCCGCTGCAGCAAATTGAAGCCGGCGGAGTTTTCATCGCAGAGGTGAGCGGCGCCATCAAGGGATTCGCGGCAATTCTTACGCGCGAGGATGGAGACTCAGAGCTGGATGCACTGTTCGTTGAACCGGATAGCTGGCGACAGGGCATTGGACGGGTCTTGGTTGAGCATTGTTGCGTCGCAGCCAAGGCGGCCGGCGCATCTGCAATCCACGTCGTTGGGAACCCTCACGCGGAAAGCTTCTATTGCGCGTGCGAATTCAAACCTTTTGGCACAGAGCAGACGAGATTCGGTGTGGGCTTACTCATGAGGCGAGACCTGCGTTGA
- a CDS encoding MOSC domain-containing protein produces MTLRDLTQQFASEGRIETIILRPARGESAVVVDEARAEPGRGLLGDRLANAVRSGRQSSKRELTLFQAEHLTVVANWCGLAELEPARLRRNLVVSGLNLIAMRSPFPDVMLEWAVGDEVIIQITGPCDPCSKMAAELGLGSYNALRGHGGMTARILSGGLIRVGDRVRLNAIRHEE; encoded by the coding sequence ATGACTCTTCGCGATCTCACCCAACAATTCGCTTCGGAAGGCCGAATCGAGACTATCATTCTCCGTCCGGCGCGCGGCGAATCGGCGGTTGTTGTCGATGAAGCACGCGCGGAGCCGGGGCGGGGATTGCTGGGCGACCGGCTGGCAAATGCCGTTCGTTCCGGCAGGCAATCATCAAAACGCGAACTGACTTTATTCCAGGCCGAGCATTTAACCGTCGTCGCTAACTGGTGCGGGCTTGCGGAGCTGGAGCCAGCCAGGTTACGACGTAATTTAGTGGTTTCGGGGCTTAATCTGATTGCGATGCGCTCGCCGTTTCCGGATGTAATGTTGGAATGGGCAGTGGGTGATGAAGTGATTATCCAAATCACCGGCCCTTGCGATCCGTGCTCAAAAATGGCGGCCGAACTGGGTTTGGGAAGTTACAACGCGCTGCGCGGTCACGGTGGGATGACCGCGCGAATTTTGTCTGGCGGCTTGATCCGTGTGGGTGACCGGGTGCGCCTGAATGCGATCCGACATGAGGAGTAA
- a CDS encoding ATP-binding protein produces the protein MPHTGIGIAEDDRQRIYSLFFRPEHAWRIDNAGHGLGLTVVTRCTDLMGASQGLSSREGRRRGNDQRRVFDSPALAQPSRWAIWYCTSRWIRWPCMLC, from the coding sequence ATGCCCCACACCGGAATCGGCATCGCAGAAGACGACCGGCAACGCATCTATTCGCTGTTCTTCCGCCCCGAACATGCCTGGCGGATCGACAATGCCGGCCACGGTCTGGGCCTGACGGTGGTGACGCGCTGCACGGATTTGATGGGCGCCAGCCAGGGTTTGAGTTCGCGGGAGGGACGCCGTCGGGGCAATGATCAGCGGCGAGTTTTCGATTCGCCGGCCCTGGCCCAGCCGAGCAGGTGGGCTATCTGGTATTGCACAAGCCGTTGGATCCGGTGGCCTTGTATGCTCTGCTGA
- the pgi gene encoding glucose-6-phosphate isomerase: MSKLINSAEWNAVKQHHQEIAGKFCMKDAFDKDPQRFDKFSVTFNDLLFDYSKNLITEETLPLLIELANRAQLSAKTEAMFSGSIINTTEKRAVLHTALRNRSNKPVYFRGQDVMPEINKVLAKMRVFVEQVRSGGWTGYSGKAITDIVNIGIGGSDLGPKMVDTALAPYGKDGLKAHFVSNVDQTDIVETLKPLNPETTLFLISSKTFTTQETMTNARSARNWFLKAAQDPAHISKHFVAISTNTEKVKEFGIDPDNMFEFWDWVGGRYSLWSVIGMSIALYIGMDNFEELLMGAHLADEHFRSAPFEQNIPVIMGLLGIWYNNFFDAETYAILPYAQSLKYFADYFQQGDMESNGKSATISGDKVDYNTGPIIWGQPGTNGQHAFFQLIHQGTKLIPGDFLAAAQSQYDLPDHHDILISNFLAQAEALMRGKTETEVRKDLSHEPNLDDALIASKIFEGNKPSNSFLFKKLTPRTLGMLIAFYEHKIFVQGVIWNINSFDQMGVELGKVLARAILPQLKNEERIDDHDSSTNGLINAYKRLRKTP; the protein is encoded by the coding sequence ATGTCCAAATTAATAAACTCTGCCGAATGGAACGCCGTTAAGCAACATCACCAAGAGATTGCCGGCAAATTTTGCATGAAGGATGCGTTCGATAAGGATCCACAGCGTTTCGACAAGTTTTCGGTGACTTTTAACGATTTGCTGTTTGATTATTCCAAAAACCTGATTACCGAAGAAACCCTGCCCTTGTTGATCGAATTGGCTAATCGCGCCCAGCTCTCAGCAAAGACCGAAGCGATGTTCTCCGGTTCCATCATTAATACCACGGAAAAACGCGCTGTCTTGCATACCGCTCTGCGCAACCGTAGCAACAAGCCCGTCTATTTTCGCGGTCAAGACGTCATGCCGGAAATCAACAAGGTTTTGGCAAAAATGCGGGTGTTTGTCGAACAGGTCCGCTCCGGCGGATGGACAGGCTATTCTGGTAAAGCCATCACCGATATCGTTAACATCGGCATCGGCGGCTCCGATTTGGGACCGAAAATGGTCGATACCGCCTTGGCACCCTACGGTAAAGACGGCTTGAAAGCTCACTTCGTCTCAAATGTCGATCAGACCGATATCGTCGAAACATTGAAACCGCTCAATCCTGAAACCACGCTGTTTTTGATTTCCTCGAAAACCTTTACCACTCAGGAAACCATGACTAACGCCCGCTCGGCGCGTAACTGGTTTTTAAAAGCCGCACAGGATCCCGCGCATATTTCCAAACACTTCGTGGCGATTTCTACCAATACCGAAAAGGTCAAGGAATTTGGCATAGACCCGGACAATATGTTCGAATTCTGGGACTGGGTTGGCGGCCGTTATTCCTTGTGGTCGGTGATCGGCATGTCGATCGCGCTCTATATTGGTATGGATAATTTTGAAGAATTGCTGATGGGCGCGCATCTGGCCGACGAGCATTTCCGCAGCGCGCCATTCGAGCAAAACATCCCTGTGATCATGGGCTTGCTGGGCATTTGGTATAATAATTTCTTCGACGCGGAAACCTATGCGATTTTACCCTATGCCCAGTCATTGAAATATTTTGCCGATTACTTTCAACAGGGCGACATGGAAAGTAACGGCAAAAGCGCCACGATCAGCGGCGATAAAGTCGATTACAACACCGGCCCGATCATTTGGGGCCAACCCGGCACCAATGGTCAGCACGCCTTTTTCCAGTTGATTCATCAGGGCACCAAGCTGATTCCCGGCGATTTCCTGGCCGCGGCGCAAAGCCAATACGATTTGCCGGATCATCACGACATCCTGATCTCCAACTTTCTGGCACAAGCCGAAGCCTTGATGCGCGGTAAAACCGAAACCGAAGTCAGAAAAGACTTGAGCCACGAGCCCAATCTCGACGACGCGCTGATTGCCTCGAAAATTTTCGAGGGCAATAAACCATCCAATTCATTTTTATTTAAAAAGTTGACGCCCCGAACCTTGGGAATGTTGATCGCCTTTTACGAACACAAAATCTTCGTGCAGGGCGTGATCTGGAACATCAATTCCTTCGACCAAATGGGCGTGGAATTGGGAAAAGTGTTAGCCAGAGCCATTCTGCCGCAGCTGAAAAACGAAGAGCGGATCGACGATCACGACAGCTCTACCAACGGCCTGATCAACGCTTACAAGCGCTTGCGCAAAACGCCTTAG